The DNA segment AGGCAATGATGGTGGCAAAACAGGGATTGGAAGGAGAGGGTCCCCTTGGACCAATCAATTGTAGGATTATGTAGTCTTAGCCAGGGTAGGCCAAGAATTACTGGAAACATAGGTGACGGAATGAGGTCAAAGTTCAAGTATTCCGTGTGGTTATTCCCCAATAGAGCATGAAGTGGTGATGTTTCGTGTGTAACGGGTCCAGTGGACAGGGGAGACCCGTCGACCACTTGTATGTGTATAGGAGCCGGCTTGATTAAAGTTGGTATATGTAGTTGCTTGGCAAAGTCCTGATCCATGAAGCAACTGCTGGCTCCAGAGTCAACGATAGCAGAAACGGTGGTAGAATTATTGGTCCACTGTAAGAACAAGGAGATGTACAGGTGAGGAGAACCGTCCTTGGGGAAGGAGCTTAGGCAAACTTTATCATGTGTGGACTTACCCTTGGGAGGGCGTCGCGGACAGGTAGATATCAGATGTCCTGGTTCACCACAATATAGACACAGATTATTCCTCCGGCGACGGGCCTTCTCGGTTTCTGATAGTGGACCACGTGCCAATCCGATCTGCATAGGTTCCTCCGGCGGGGGCATGATTGCTGGAAACTGGAGAGGAGGACCGGTAGGAACCGTAGGAGCAGTATGAACCGTAGGAGGGAAGTGGCGTCTCGGGGTAGGAACGGCTGAGGCTGCGCGTTCCAGGCGTCTTTCCCGAAACCTGCGGTCAAGCTGGATGACCAGATGTATGAGATCTTCTAAGGAATCAGGAATGCCCACACGAGCCAGCTCATCCTTTAATCCCTCAGCCAGGCCCAGACGGAACTGATCTAACAGTGCTGGTTCATTCCACTTGCTTTCCATAGCCAAGCTTCGGAATTCGGTCACATATTCCTCCACTGGTCTCTTCCCTTGACGTAAGGCACGGATGGCAGCATGAGCAGAGGTAGTGCGGAAAGGATCATCAAATAAAGTGTCCATAGCGTGACTGAACTCGGCCCAGGAATTCAGGACTGGATTGTTGGTGCGTAGTAGATGGTGAGCCCAGATCTGTGGTTCCCCTGACAGTAAGGAAATCACGGTTCGTACCTTCACATGATCGGAGGCGTAGGTTCTGGGTTGGAGAGAGAACAGGAGTTGGCAAGACGTCATGAAGGTACGGTAGCTGGCTCTGTCTCCTGAGAAGCGTTCGGGAAGAATAGCCCTGGGCTcaggagtagcagcagcagcaaagggCCCCTCCATGGGTGGAAGCGGAGCGGGGGCAGGAGCTGGTTCCCCAGGGCCAGGAGGGTTGGTTTGAAGTTCATGGAGCTGGTGCTGCATGTGCGCATGGCTGGCTTGGAGGTCCTGGAAGGAACGAGTCAGCGCCGTAATCTGTCCTGCGATTGCTGCAAGAGCGTCCGAAATTCCTGCGGATTCCATGTCGGGGCTCAGTTATTCTGTGAGGTTCGTCTTACCAGAAGGAATCCGATgtgcaggactggaacacacttgctcagaaacagaacacacgcaaggggcctggtgagggtTACAGGGCACTTGGTAGTGTAGCTGTAAGCACGAGTGGTCAGAGGGAAGCCGTttagtagaccagggtcgggatgccagaggtacacgtagtcggtatggatagccggggtcaggatgccagaggtacacgtagtcaatatggatagccggggtcaggatgccagaagtacACGTAGTTGCAGGAAGAGCCAAagtcaggaaaccagagaaacacaggaagccgtttagcagaccagggtcgatACCGGGAGGACAGGAACGAAGCAAATATAACAAGTATATAAATCACGGAGGAGCTCAGGATATACGGACAGgaccagtataactgagcactgtgGATACTGTGctcgaggtttaaatagcccgggggggcgttccctgacgtccgggacgtgatcgcgtcctgcgtcgccatagcgacgcGGCAGAATCCAGCCGGCGGTCcgcttcataaatattcatgaagcggccgcgtgcgcgagcggctgcttctAGTGCGAGtgtgcggtgccggcgtttctgccggggAAGAGGAGAGGACGGTCCGGAGCAGCTTAAGGTAAGTGCCTTAcagccggactggcccaccgggataccggcagaccaacattcaaaacagccgctgagtgGCCGCGAGCGGGATTCTTCGGCCGTCGGCGCCTAATGAGattaaaggggccggcgtgcacgcaccgcgccaTCCAATGGCCGTGcatcagcacttcgtcccacgtcttaaaaggggtgggacgaagagctgagccatggccattgggcggcttggtgcgtgcacgccggccgctttaatttcatgaacgccTGCCTCCaaccgctgcccccaccagatgccagggagtcagaagcagtggtaagtcggggtaGGGGGGGGTGTTACATGGGGGTTTACGGCttttctggagtcagagtgccccatgatatgccttttaaccccctatatgccactctacctctagaaatgccttttaaccccctatacgccactctgcctccagaaatgccttattatacccccctatatgcaactctgtcccatgatatgccttttagccccctatatgccagagtggcatataggggggtataaggcatttctggatgcagagtggcatataggagggtataaggcatttctgggggcaggttggcaaataaaaggaaataaaaacaaaaataatatttttctcaatcatagcttttcttaaatatgaaaaaattgtttacatgaattaataaagaaataaaagtttctcaCAGGAAtatggtgaagaataatgtgatcagtgttttgttccactgaataaaatggaactttttcatctaaaaatgtttgcagtagaaaatgttttgattccattctgtgtaatatatttcatttattagggccttttaacacttgtgctttctggcattttaatacaaataatgtgaaaaaaataatgttttatagttatttgtatggtaaatagtgtgactcgggtgtgtataaggggtccgtgtgggtataagagcgcgaccgcgagataaactatatggggccgctctccaaatgttttcaTCATAGACGGGTGTATTAAACCAATGGAAGGCCTGGAACAAGAAGGCCTCTAGTAACATCTAAAAGCTCTTCACAGAAAAAATAAGGCAGCACTAAAAGGATTTATCTGCTAAACTGTTTCAgccaaaactgtaaaaaaaaaaccattaattAAGGACTCCCCAGTTTGAACAGCAAGTTCTTTCTTTCCGTGAAATGATTTATGATAGAGATGTCTATGTAGGTAGAGAGGCGCGGATTCCTTGAGTAAGTGCGTGCCTGACATCTAGTGGCTGTGATTGGGACTGCATGCTCAAATTTACTCTCCAGCAGGAGAGTCATTAAAATCACGGTCAGCTATTAACGAAATACATGGGTATCATTTCCTGAAATGTGAAGTGAGGACATCAACATTTACCCACCCATCTTAGTGggattgtacagtgctacggaatatgatggcgctataaaaaataatgatgccCCTGCTACCTGCAGTCCCATTCAGGAATTTGCCCAGACTCAAGGTATAGTTGGCGCTTTCCCCTGCCATTTGGAAGTCGCTGTACGTGGCATAGGTGCTGTTGTTGTCAAAATCCGTGAGATCAAAGCGAAGCTGGAACTTTCCTAGAGGGTAAAAAgggggaaagaataaaatgatagaGGGAAAAATCAAGGAAGAAGGAGAATCGTTTGACCTCAGTGACCTAGAAAATCCTATTGGCGGGACTTTGGCTTCGCAACGGCCAATGGAAATCAGGGACAAGTTTTGGGAGAGGGAATTTGAGACATTGAGAGATATGTATAACAAGGAGTTCCATTGAaaagtttgaagaaaaaaaaaatactaagttCTGAAACATTTCGGAAATGTCCTAATATTGACTGATTAACAAATTATTTTCCGTGAGGTAAAATATACATCCACGCGGGGTTAAGTCATGAGACATCTTGCGTTTACGTGGATTTGTTGGGTTTGCCTTGACCCATCTTCATTGCGCTCTTCAGTCCGTCGTTTAATATAATGGTGGGATGGCTGCTCACCCGAGACATATCACCTGATCTGAATTAGATGGCGGACCTTACCTTTGGACGTGAGGCGATGGATATGATCGTTCCCCAACCAGAACTCACTGCTCTGCTGGCCAAAGCCTTTCTTATACGAGTCCCAACCTCTGAAGAAATCCACCGACCCGTCTACCCTTCTCTGGAAAACCTAGATGGAAAGGAGGTGGGGAAGGGAGCCATCAGATTCTTAGATTATATCACCAAAGAATAACTAATTCGAGACAATATGGTGGCCCTAGAAACATACCTTAAGAGGTCCAATGGAGCCCTGTCCTTCAAACTCTATAAGACTCACCAAAAGCTACTCTAACGTTACATGGCTGGATCTTACTGTAGATGCCACCAGGAAAAGGGTATTGCCAAGGCCCCAACTGGCGAGTCCAGGCTGATTTCCAGCAACTATGGTACTgggcatctggcacaccaggaaaATGCCCAGTCATCCATTGGCCATGGACACCCCATGTTCGcccgatctgctgctccagcgCACATCCGGTTGACTTCACACATCCAACCGTTGGCCCTACCTACGTCATCAggaggctgctggccttaaagggccaggTCGGCCTCGCAGTCGCCGGCCCTGCATGTTATACTGCAGTTAATTGGATACATACCAGCCATCCTCCGCCGTCTGTCTCCATGTCACAGAGCACCGTGACAGGACGCCCGTCATCCGTGTACACCGTGTACCACCCGCTCAGAGATGCTCCTCGCTCCATCAGCTCCTTACAGCTCTGTGCAGCTGCCGGGGACACGGAAGGGACACGTTGGAGATACGATAGTGAATACTTCGTCACAGGAGAACAGGTGGTACTTACTTCCTGGGGCAGGTATGCCGGGGTCTCCCCTGTCACCtgtaaaaatgaacattttaatgaaaattcatGACTTAAACGCTAAATAATTTCTATTCTAAATGTAAAGCTCCGTTTCAATAATCATTTTTGAACATTTCCACTTTATCCCCATCTCTGGAGAATTCGGCATTTCCTCCCCGAAGAACCCCATTCCACAGGCGACGGAGACTTACTTCTTCCTCCAAACACGATTTTAAGTGATTTCTCCCAAATCATaccaaatgtttacataaaataatcgAATCCTTTTAAATCTCCTATTTATTTAccaatctgatttttttttatagtaagacCCCCCCAAAACTCCATAATTGTTTCCTTGTTACCTTTTTGTCCTTGGATTCCAGGACTTCCCTTTTCACCTATAAATATGGGGGGAAAAATGATGattttcagaaataatttaattgacCAAAGGATATCTTCAGCTTCTTTAAGACTTTTTACCAACAttaatattctttaaatataaactCATCACAGAAAACACAACTTCctaatttacatattatatatatatattctgttttacCCTGGGGGGCGGTCACTGTGGGGGTCTCAATAATGAAACAGAATGGCTTTAGTGATTAGGTTACCTTCCATCCCTGTAGGACCCATCTTCCCTGGAATTCCAGGGGAACCCTTTTCTCCTGGGAATAAGAGAAGACATTGAGATGAGGAATACTTATTTTGttccttattttctttttaatagaataaaaaaataaaaggaacttAATGAGATGATAACGAGTTCTATCAACACAAAAGAAGGTTGTTACAACgtgatggtagataaatggaacagcctcccagcagaagtggtagagaatGGACATGCTAAGGTAGAATGCTCACCTTTGGCACCAGCAGGTCCCTGGAGTCCCTGTATTCCAGGAGCTCCGGGGGTCCCAGGACACCCCCTTAATATGGCCAGCCTGTCCGAATTCCCAACTCCAACCAGCTTCACGTCTAATAAGAAAATTgggaaaataattacatttattccaATTTGACAGCAAGTTCtaaactgatatatatatatataaataacaatgtttttaatgcaataaatacattttttaataaaaaataaggtatttttacaaaaaaatagagaTTTTATACGTgagcaaagaaaacattgtGTTCAATATTACTTAAccgtcatttatatatataaattgggaTAATTAACCAGCATGCGCAGCCGCAAGAATCATTATgtcatatattatatgtaataatcattatgtaatatatatgttatatgtaagaatcattatgtaatatatatatattatatgtaataatcattatgtaatatatatattatatgtacgaatcattatgtaatatatatatgttatatataagaatcactatgtaatatatatatatatattatatggaagaatcattatgtaatatatatattatatggaagaatcattatgtaatatatatataatatatgttataataattatgtaatatatataatatatgtaagaataattatgtaatatatatataatatatgtaagaatcattatgtaatatatatattatatgtaagaaTCGTTatgtcatatataatataatatataaagcaatacataATCTAAATTCATCTAATTTGGAGTTAGGAGGTTAAAAAAGGTGATTAAAGATGAAACTCACCTGGACAGGTGTCCTCAGCGTGGCACAGAGTGGCAGACACGGCCAGGAGGGCACTTAGTGAAATCCAAGCGCGGGCCATCATTGCGGATTCGTCCGTAGGGGTTTACGTATCACACCCCAGGCTCGTAGAGACCAGAAATACCCTGAAATCTACCCCCCGCGCCTTTATAAAGGGTTTTGAGATCTCCGCTCCCTAACTGACCTTCCTGTGTTAAGCAAACTGGATTTCCAAACAAAGAGCGGCTGATCTCACTCCTTCCTCAACCGCCAAGACCTAGAGGTTCCTTGTTCCAGCGGGAGTTCCGTTATAAAAGATTATTCACAATCAGCAAATAATTTAGAATCCTCGTTTTgtattaattacataaaaagcaGGGTTATGGATAATGAGCGATGTCGGGGGAAAGGCGGTAAAACCGTCATAAGTAATTTTTTGCTTCTTAAACTACAAGAAAATTGTCATATCCCTCTTATTTCCTAACAATAATTgccctcattcattcattcattcattcattcattcactcactcaatcAGCTGATGGATTCTATGGTAGAAGATTCCATGTATCTGTTGCTATTGTGGACTTTAAAGGCCCCTCCAGCTCTGTTCCGCCTCCAATCTATTTTATGCATGCGAATAGGAGAATTTGGTAAATGTGTTAATTTGAAAAcggaataaatgaaaataaagaaagcGGCAAATTTTTCATTTGACATTTTTCCTCTCTCCCTTTGTTCTCTGACAACTGCTTCCGTGTCTCCGCTCCTCCTCATCCGCTGCTTCTCCTTCTCCGCTTTTCTGCTCCTCTTCATTCACGGCTTCTCCTCATCTGCTGCTTCTCCTTTCTCCGTCTTTTATACTCCATTTGCACTCTGCTCTCCTCTCTTCCACAACAGGGGATCCTCCGCACAGTCCAGGGGGATAACATCTACCCAAATTGCAATTGGTTGCTGCTTCAATGACTTAAATAAGagctctactgagcatgtgcaagaagtgtacCTACGAATGCTTCCTGGTTTCGGTAGAGCCAGCCGGGGGCGGAGTTACATGACACAGGAGTCccattttctaactccaataactaaacaaCACCTGCACCGATTTGCATGCGGTTAAAAGCATCAAAGTCCTTGCaaaatagactttttacgtgcattaaaaaaaatgaaatttttgggactaggtttttcttttaatgcacTTTGGGGGACAGTGGGATTCGCGGAAACCCTCCAAAACtatgaaaatgattttgttaACGTGTATATTTTCCTGCTGACCCTAGAGAATATTTCATTAGTGTTTATTTTAATCGGTTCCTCCCCTGCCAGGAAAATGTAAGTGTGTTTCATGGGGCATTTGGAGGTTACGCTTCCAGCCTCTGGTCGTGCATGTCCACGCGTTTCACAATAACACAATATTGCTGAAAGCCCAGGTTACGATTTCACAATCTCCCCGTTTCGAAAGAATTGGCACCGAGCGTCGGATCCAATTTGTGCACAAGGGCTTTTTTTTGTGCTTGTTTGTtctttaaatatgaattaatttgAGGTGCGCGACCAATTGTACGCGGGGGGGATTTTTATTCTTCTGGGAAGTCCAATGTAACTAAGGCCGGGCGATTCCTCATAACACGCGATCCATCGACACTTTCATTGACGTAGATCGTAAAGTATGTTGGCGCGTGGTGAACCGTTTGAATTATCGTTGCAGGCTGCAGCTGAATATTGGACACGGTTATCCTGTTCAGTAGAAGCATCTGACTGAAGCTGGGGCTTGGCCATTGGGCATTTGCCTATGGGGGTATCTTGGAGATGGCCATGGTCTTCTCAAGCTCTCCGTACCAGACGGGGTTGGGCTTTATAGAGCTTTGCCGGTCTCTGATCCACTTTGGAAGACGCTCGTTCACCTTCTCCAACCCTTACAGGGTTTTAGCTGCCCGGCTCAGGGGTTAAAATCCTGGACCACTTAGTAAATTAGCCTCACGAGATCTCTTCATCTCTTCTTACTGCTATAGACTGATCATAACACAAAATCTGATATCGTTATATTGGTGACAAAGAGTCTTTGGGTCCGTTTGATACTTTGAAGGGCCATCATCCTTATAATTCTTAGAGTCACTTAAGCTttaaagacctcagaggtcccttcttcagagCTGGAAGGCTGTTAATATGTATCCAAAAGAGATAACAATGTAATTTTGTCTCCAATAATTTTCATCCCTCCAAGttcatttttctccttttatatCATTATCTTTCATTTCTTAATTTGATCCCCAAAGATCTCCTGATGCCCCTGTCACCCCCTGGGCAGCACCCCTCCTTTTGCCCCCTCTGTTGACACCGGTACCGATGGGACGTCTTTGAACTTCAGATTGTAGCGCAGACTGATCAGCGATTAACTTGCTGTTTCCCAAACGATCTCCGGTGTTTTTACCGGTAATGTGCGCCGCAGCCAATAACTTTTCACCCAGTTGTTTGCCCCTGCCCCGTGGGGCCTGTTTGTTTTTGGGGGGTGGAATAATGACGGGAAATGTTATATAAACAGCTCAGAGAATAGAAAGGCTGCCCTCACACGTGGAACATGGAGCTGACCTGTCCAGTTATGTGGCCCCTATTGTGGGGGCTCTTCGTGCTTTCGGTGGCCCAAAACACCTGTCCAGGTaagcccttacgaaaaaattactgcagtttttctgaagtaatactgcagttttttggacatgaaaaaactgcaatactgcacatttacagcagttttactgcatttgtacttcactgtactgcagttatttttgtacggaagtacaaatgcaataaagctgcagtacattgaagtacaactgttggtttgcaatataaaaaaaaaagtgcggtaaatgtgcagtaataatgcagtacagtgaagtacaatgcagtaaaactgctgtaaatgtgcagtaaaactgctgtaaatgtgcagtaatactgcagtaaaagtgcagtattgcagttttttcatgtccaaaaaactgcagtattacctcagaaaaactgcagtaatttttcgtaagagagtgtcacattgTATACCTTCCCCTCCTGCTTATTGTGAAGGGGCCCTAAGGAACAAAGGGGCCCGTAGGCAACTGCATGATCTGCTGGTGCTGGAGAGTCACGTGGCGGTGGCTAGCGGGGTAATGGAAGACACGCCAAATGGGGAGAAAGGGTTTAACAGCCCCGTTCAGGATAGTTCAGGGTCACCAACGGGTATGTTATCATGGCGTCCATGAAAGTGAGAAATAGTcatatcaccatagaaaccaatggaGATACCTGGGAACTATGGCTCCGGCTACCATTAGCCCCCCATGCGGACAGGAAGTCCcgttgatgtcagtgggcggtccagTTGGCGTCGCGGGATACGCAGCTGTTTTAAGACTACCTTTAAAGCTTTGCGCCAGGATGCCTCGGGGTGATATGAGAGGAAACGCAAATAGAAATCctgtttattatcttttatttggtttatttggtttatttggtTCGTTGGCTACGTCTTTTCTCGATCTCTAGAGGTGAAGGTCACCGGTTTATCCGGATCTGAGAAAGTGACCGTTATCCAGGGATGTCCCGGAGCCGCCGGACCCAAGGGTGACATGGGACCCCAAGGGCCAAAAGGTACAAAGGCTTTGTGTCAATACTTTGATTCCTAAAGGGTATATTGGTGTAACTGGGCGGGGTattaagaagaagaataatggggttttatttaccccggttagtttataaagccatttcctgctgtttctatacacattatcggggcttttagggctgtacaaccctgcgatcccctcatacccagcaaacattctcacctcctagaaaagaggggcatcaggggaggaaagggggcatCAGTGGAGAAAAAGCAGGTATGAGGATGGAAAGAGGGGCataggggaggagagagaggcgcaggggaggagagaggggcatcaggaatTTGGAGCCTAAACAGGGATTGGCCAAACTAAACctggtgttttatgttttcaggTGAGAAGGGATCTCCCGGCATTACGGGTAAGATGGGTCCAAAAGGAGCCAAAGGTAAGAAAGTTAATTTCCGGTTTAAAGGGCGATAAAATCGCGactttttaaagtatatattttaacgagatattttttttctgtgaatgcTGGATATCTGCTTTTGGGGTGGCGAACATCTGGCTTCTAAGTCATTGACtgctgtagattgtaagcttatggGATCAGGGAGCTTGGTTTCCTGCCTCCTCATATATATTCAGTGCTTTACTAGCGAACCTTTATCACCTTTATCACCTgatcaataaataaatttacTATATGGTGcgattcctctttttttttttttttaggagataATGGGCAGATCCAAGTCCAAGGGCCAGCAGGTAAGtcccaagaaaataaaaatgaacattctTATATACCAGCAAACAATATATCCAATattctttaaccctttacacaTGCGTTTCCCACGCGTTTCGCTCAGATGTCTTTTCATTTTCTCAATGCATACCGGATCGGGGGCAGCCGTCTACAAAGGATGATTCTCTGACCCCCTTGGGTTGTCCAAAAAAAAGTCTGAGAATCCCCGGGAAAGGCTACCTCTTATACCGAGGACACGCATTTCGCACCCTCTCTAGCGCATACCGTGGAAATCCCATAAATGTGGAACGTCTTTGGGGGGGGTTGCTGACATCGCTAGAATGAtgatcttttatctttttttggctATAGGATCTTCTGGCAAACCTGGTCCTCAAGGACCAAAAGGTAAGCGTGACTTACGGCACagctatgggtttttttttctttcacataaTGATCAGCaataaataattgtgtatttCGTTTTAGTAATTTGACATATGTCTCGATCACTTATATTAAGTAACATTATTAAATTGGCAAATGTATTATCAGAGCCCTCattccattattattaaaacattatattatccaGAATGAAAAATcagtttattttccaaccatGACTCCAGATTATAAATCTCAGTCTCTTCTTTGATGCTTCCAGGAGATAAAGGCTCTCCGGGAGTTGCTGGAAACAATGGCCTCCCAGGACAAAAAGGTACAAAATAGAATctactttactgggagggtggtagataagcggaacagcctcccagcagaggctaatacagcgagagaatttaaacatgcatggagaACGCATATTAtatcttctcttttttgttgtCATTCTAGGATCTCCTGGCCAACCCGGTCCTGCAGGACCTACAGGTGAGAATTACACGGTAGAAGATTTTAGTGGTCGGCgttaattagttaattaattattgggtaaataattgtaataatgtgATTTTATTGCCCAGACCCAATATTAAGGGACTAGACCGCGAAGAGTTGGAGAACCGGGAAGGGATTAAGCAATAAGTAGTCTCTTTGCTTTGGAGATTTGGGATGTCTCTGTTGAGAGGTTACCGTTTTCCTTCTGTTTTGTCCAGGCAGCCCGGGGGAGGCGAGCGTCGGGAAAGGTAAAGAACGATCCGCGATTCCAGCACAAGAAGGTCGACGATAAAGTCAAAGAAAATGATATCCGACCGAGGAGCTGAAAGACTTTCCTCTTGGTGTTTTTTAGGACCCAAGAACTGCAAAGAGCTTCTCCAGCGAGGGAATTCTCTGAGC comes from the Spea bombifrons isolate aSpeBom1 chromosome 8, aSpeBom1.2.pri, whole genome shotgun sequence genome and includes:
- the LOC128502964 gene encoding ficolin-1-B-like isoform X1 encodes the protein MMARAWISLSALLAVSATLCHAEDTCPDVKLVGVGNSDRLAILRGCPGTPGAPGIQGLQGPAGAKGEKGSPGIPGKMGPTGMEGEKGSPGIQGQKGDRGDPGIPAPGTAQSCKELMERGASLSGWYTVYTDDGRPVTVLCDMETDGGGWLVFQRRVDGSVDFFRGWDSYKKGFGQQSSEFWLGNDHIHRLTSKGKFQLRFDLTDFDNNSTYATYSDFQMAGESANYTLSLGKFLNGTAGDSLSHHRDAPFSTKDSDNNPTKTSDCPINNKGGWWYTACHGSNLNGEYLRGEHSTYAGGVNWATGRGSYYSYKTSEMKIRPQS
- the LOC128502964 gene encoding ficolin-1-B-like isoform X2, whose amino-acid sequence is MMARAWISLSALLAVSATLCHAEDTCPDVKLVGVGNSDRLAILRGCPGTPGAPGIQGLQGPAGAKGEKGSPGIPGKMGPTGMEGEKGSPGIQGQKGDRGDPGIPAPGTAQSCKELMERGASLSGWYTVYTDDGRPVTVLCDMETDGGGWLVFQRRVDGSVDFFRGWDSYKKGFGQQSSEFWLGNDHIHRLTSKGKFQLRFDLTDFDNNSTYATYSDFQMAGESANYTLSLGKFLNGTAGDSFYSHRNLPFTTKDRDNDSAKTYNCAIYFKGA